One Stigmatopora nigra isolate UIUO_SnigA chromosome 1, RoL_Snig_1.1, whole genome shotgun sequence DNA segment encodes these proteins:
- the LOC144196430 gene encoding mitochondrial carnitine/acylcarnitine carrier protein-like isoform X1, which translates to MGDEPRISPLKNFVAGGVGGACLLLAGHPLDTIKVRLQTQPKASSLSRYAVYTGTFDCFRKTISKEGILGLYKGMGAPLVGVAPMMAISFFGFGLGKQLQQTDPCQELTHTQIFLSGCLAGIFTTVIVAPGERIKCLLQVQAGGPVSKYSGPLDCAKRLYKEQGIRSVYKGTLLTLIRDVPSNGLYFLTYEYLKNQLTPEGQSVSQLGPAYILLAGGVAGLLNWTIALPPDVLKSNFQTAADDKYRGLVDVLRTLLREEGAKALYKGFNAVFLRAFPANAACFLGFEVALKGLNWLAPGW; encoded by the exons ATGGGGGACGAGCCAAGAATTTCCCCGCTCAAGAACTTCGTGGCCGGGGGAGTTGGTGGAGCGTGTCTGCTGCTGGCCGGACACCCACTGGACACCATCAAG GTGAGACTCCAGACTCAACCCAAAGCCTCCTCGCTCTCTAGGTATGCTGTATACACAGGAACCTTTGACTGTTTTCGCAAAACCATCTCCAAAGAG GGCATCCTCGGCCTATACAAAGGGATGGGAGCTCCACTGGTAGGCGTGGCTCCCATGATGGCCATCAGTTTCTTTGGCTTTGGTTTGGGAAAGCAGCTCCAGCAGACGGACCCCTGCCAGGAGCTAAc GCACACTCAGATATTCCTATCAGGCTGTCTGGCAGGGATCTTCACAACAGTAATTGTGGCACCCGGAGAAAGGATTAAATGCTTACTACAG GTGCAAGCTGGTGGTCCCGTGTCTAAATATTCAGGTCCCCTTGACTGTGCCAAGCGTCTCTACAAGGAACAAGGCATACGCAGTGTATACAAGGGGACGTTGCTGACACTCATCAGAG ACGTGCCTTCAAATGGTCTCTACTTCCTGACATATGAGTACCTGAAAAACCAACTGACTCCAGAAGGGcaaag TGTTTCCCAGCTTGGCCCTGCCTATATTCTGCTCGCTGGCGGGGTAGCTGGACTCTTGAACTGGACCATCGCACTCCCCCCAGACGTCCTCAAGTCCAATTTTCAGACAG CCGCAGATGACAAGTACAGAGGTCTTGTAGATGTATTGAGGACTCTGCTTCGTGAAGAAGGCGCCAAAGCGCTCTACAAAGGCTTCAATGCTGTCTTCCTACGAGCTTTCCCTGCCAACGCT GCATGTTTCCTGGGCTTTGAAGTGGCCTTAAAGGGTTTGAACTGGCTTGCACCCGGCTGGTGA
- the LOC144196430 gene encoding mitochondrial carnitine/acylcarnitine carrier protein-like isoform X2, translated as MLAFAFLFFGENEDTMGGEQVRLQTQPKASSLSRYAVYTGTFDCFRKTISKEGILGLYKGMGAPLVGVAPMMAISFFGFGLGKQLQQTDPCQELTHTQIFLSGCLAGIFTTVIVAPGERIKCLLQVQAGGPVSKYSGPLDCAKRLYKEQGIRSVYKGTLLTLIRDVPSNGLYFLTYEYLKNQLTPEGQSVSQLGPAYILLAGGVAGLLNWTIALPPDVLKSNFQTAADDKYRGLVDVLRTLLREEGAKALYKGFNAVFLRAFPANAACFLGFEVALKGLNWLAPGW; from the exons ATGTTggcttttgcttttttattttttggggaaaatgaggACACAATGGGTGGGGAACAG GTGAGACTCCAGACTCAACCCAAAGCCTCCTCGCTCTCTAGGTATGCTGTATACACAGGAACCTTTGACTGTTTTCGCAAAACCATCTCCAAAGAG GGCATCCTCGGCCTATACAAAGGGATGGGAGCTCCACTGGTAGGCGTGGCTCCCATGATGGCCATCAGTTTCTTTGGCTTTGGTTTGGGAAAGCAGCTCCAGCAGACGGACCCCTGCCAGGAGCTAAc GCACACTCAGATATTCCTATCAGGCTGTCTGGCAGGGATCTTCACAACAGTAATTGTGGCACCCGGAGAAAGGATTAAATGCTTACTACAG GTGCAAGCTGGTGGTCCCGTGTCTAAATATTCAGGTCCCCTTGACTGTGCCAAGCGTCTCTACAAGGAACAAGGCATACGCAGTGTATACAAGGGGACGTTGCTGACACTCATCAGAG ACGTGCCTTCAAATGGTCTCTACTTCCTGACATATGAGTACCTGAAAAACCAACTGACTCCAGAAGGGcaaag TGTTTCCCAGCTTGGCCCTGCCTATATTCTGCTCGCTGGCGGGGTAGCTGGACTCTTGAACTGGACCATCGCACTCCCCCCAGACGTCCTCAAGTCCAATTTTCAGACAG CCGCAGATGACAAGTACAGAGGTCTTGTAGATGTATTGAGGACTCTGCTTCGTGAAGAAGGCGCCAAAGCGCTCTACAAAGGCTTCAATGCTGTCTTCCTACGAGCTTTCCCTGCCAACGCT GCATGTTTCCTGGGCTTTGAAGTGGCCTTAAAGGGTTTGAACTGGCTTGCACCCGGCTGGTGA
- the LOC144197269 gene encoding 6-phosphofructo-2-kinase/fructose-2,6-bisphosphatase-like isoform X3, with translation MESAERKRRNIPVTRRARCTSTASVPQFTNSPTMIVMVGLPARGKTYISKKLTRYLNWIGVTTKVFNVGQYRRDATRSYNSFEFFKPDNAEAMKIRKACAMAALKDVCEYFNRGQGQVVVFDATNTTPERRDVILTFAKENGYKVFFVESICDDTTIIAENIKQVKLSSPDYHNCDKDEAVTDFLKRIDCYKLTYVALDDEKDRNLSYIKIFNVGSRYLVNRVQDHIQSRIVYYLMNIHVTPRSIYLCRHGESELNLVGRIGGDSGLSMRGAKFASALGVYVRKQSINELKVWTSHMKRTIQTAEALGVPYEQWKALNEIDAGVCEEMSYEEIQENYPEEFALRDQNKYRYRYPKGESYEDLVQRLEPVIMELERQENVLVICHQAVMRCLLAYFLDKTSAELPYLKCPLHTVLKLTPVAYGCKVESIFLNIEAVNTHRDKPENVDVDREADEALETVPEHV, from the exons CGTCTGTTCCTCAGTTTACCAACTCACCCACCATGATTGTGATGGTGGGTCTGCCTGCTCGCGGTAAAACGTACATTTCCAAAAAGCTCACCAGATACCTCAACTGGATTGGTGTCACAACCAAAG TGTTCAATGTGGGGCAGTATCGCCGAGATGCGACGCGTTCTTATAACAGCTTTGAGTTCTTCAAACCCGACAATGCAGAGGCCATGAAGATCCGAAA GGCATGTGCCATGGCTGCGCTCAAAGATGTGTGTGAGTACTTCAACAGGGGGCAGGGCCAAGTGGTG GTTTTTGATGCCACCAACACGACACCAGAGCGCCGAGATGTCATTCTCACCTTTGCTAAGGAAAATGGCTACAAG GTTTTCTTTGTGGAATCCATCTGTGACGATACAACAATCATTGCTGAGAATATTAAG CAAGTGAAGCTAAGTAGTCCTGATTACCATAACTGTGATAAGGACGAGGCTGTGACCGACTTCCTGAAGAGGATTGATTGTTACAAGTTGACGTATGTGGCACTGGACGATGAAAAAGACAG GAACCTCTCCTACATCAAGATCTTCAACGTGGGCAGTAGATATCTGGTGAACCGAGTGCAGGACCACATCCAGAGCAGAATAGTTTACTACCTCATGAACATCCACGTGACACCACGTTCCATTTATCTGTGTCGCCACGGCGAGAGTGAGCTCAACCTGGTAGGCCGCATTGGAGGGGATTCTGGCCTGTCGATGCGTGGCGCCAAG TTTGCCAGTGCTTTAGGAGTGTATGTGCGCAAGCAGAGTATCAACGAACTGAAGGTGTGGACCAGCCACATGAAGAGAACCATTCAGACAGCCGAAGCTCTTGGGGTCCCATACGAACAGTGGAAGGCTCTCAATGAGATTGACGCT GGCGTGTGTGAGGAGATGTCATACGAGGAGATTCAGGAGAATTATCCAGAAGAGTTTGCACTGCGAGACCAAAACAAGTATCGCTACCGCTACCCAAAAGGAGAG TCTTATGAGGATCTGGTCCAGAGACTGGAGCCTGTCATTATGGAACTGGAGAGGCAGGAAAATGTGCTGGTCATCTGCCACCAGGCTGTTATGAGATGTTTACTGGCATATTTCCTGGATAAAACTTCAG CTGAACTGCCCTACCTCAAGTGTCCTCTTCACACAGTCCTCAAACTCACCCCAGTCGCCTATG GTTGTAAAGTGGAGTCGATCTTCCTTAACATTGAAGCTGTGAACACACACCGTGATAAGCCAGAG AATGTGGATGTGGACAGAGAAGCAGACGAGGCACTGGAAACCGTCCCTGAGCACGTTTAG
- the LOC144197269 gene encoding 6-phosphofructo-2-kinase/fructose-2,6-bisphosphatase-like isoform X2: MKPIAVTQGAGVVPAERRLRFQRPFASVPQFTNSPTMIVMVGLPARGKTYISKKLTRYLNWIGVTTKVFNVGQYRRDATRSYNSFEFFKPDNAEAMKIRKACAMAALKDVCEYFNRGQGQVVVFDATNTTPERRDVILTFAKENGYKVFFVESICDDTTIIAENIKQVKLSSPDYHNCDKDEAVTDFLKRIDCYKLTYVALDDEKDRNLSYIKIFNVGSRYLVNRVQDHIQSRIVYYLMNIHVTPRSIYLCRHGESELNLVGRIGGDSGLSMRGAKFASALGVYVRKQSINELKVWTSHMKRTIQTAEALGVPYEQWKALNEIDAGVCEEMSYEEIQENYPEEFALRDQNKYRYRYPKGESYEDLVQRLEPVIMELERQENVLVICHQAVMRCLLAYFLDKTSAELPYLKCPLHTVLKLTPVAYGCKVESIFLNIEAVNTHRDKPENVDVDREADEALETVPEHV, translated from the exons CGTCTGTTCCTCAGTTTACCAACTCACCCACCATGATTGTGATGGTGGGTCTGCCTGCTCGCGGTAAAACGTACATTTCCAAAAAGCTCACCAGATACCTCAACTGGATTGGTGTCACAACCAAAG TGTTCAATGTGGGGCAGTATCGCCGAGATGCGACGCGTTCTTATAACAGCTTTGAGTTCTTCAAACCCGACAATGCAGAGGCCATGAAGATCCGAAA GGCATGTGCCATGGCTGCGCTCAAAGATGTGTGTGAGTACTTCAACAGGGGGCAGGGCCAAGTGGTG GTTTTTGATGCCACCAACACGACACCAGAGCGCCGAGATGTCATTCTCACCTTTGCTAAGGAAAATGGCTACAAG GTTTTCTTTGTGGAATCCATCTGTGACGATACAACAATCATTGCTGAGAATATTAAG CAAGTGAAGCTAAGTAGTCCTGATTACCATAACTGTGATAAGGACGAGGCTGTGACCGACTTCCTGAAGAGGATTGATTGTTACAAGTTGACGTATGTGGCACTGGACGATGAAAAAGACAG GAACCTCTCCTACATCAAGATCTTCAACGTGGGCAGTAGATATCTGGTGAACCGAGTGCAGGACCACATCCAGAGCAGAATAGTTTACTACCTCATGAACATCCACGTGACACCACGTTCCATTTATCTGTGTCGCCACGGCGAGAGTGAGCTCAACCTGGTAGGCCGCATTGGAGGGGATTCTGGCCTGTCGATGCGTGGCGCCAAG TTTGCCAGTGCTTTAGGAGTGTATGTGCGCAAGCAGAGTATCAACGAACTGAAGGTGTGGACCAGCCACATGAAGAGAACCATTCAGACAGCCGAAGCTCTTGGGGTCCCATACGAACAGTGGAAGGCTCTCAATGAGATTGACGCT GGCGTGTGTGAGGAGATGTCATACGAGGAGATTCAGGAGAATTATCCAGAAGAGTTTGCACTGCGAGACCAAAACAAGTATCGCTACCGCTACCCAAAAGGAGAG TCTTATGAGGATCTGGTCCAGAGACTGGAGCCTGTCATTATGGAACTGGAGAGGCAGGAAAATGTGCTGGTCATCTGCCACCAGGCTGTTATGAGATGTTTACTGGCATATTTCCTGGATAAAACTTCAG CTGAACTGCCCTACCTCAAGTGTCCTCTTCACACAGTCCTCAAACTCACCCCAGTCGCCTATG GTTGTAAAGTGGAGTCGATCTTCCTTAACATTGAAGCTGTGAACACACACCGTGATAAGCCAGAG AATGTGGATGTGGACAGAGAAGCAGACGAGGCACTGGAAACCGTCCCTGAGCACGTTTAG
- the LOC144197269 gene encoding 6-phosphofructo-2-kinase/fructose-2,6-bisphosphatase-like isoform X1, which produces MAVSLNENILTQTRLEKTWVPGVHSRLSKRRGSSVPQFTNSPTMIVMVGLPARGKTYISKKLTRYLNWIGVTTKVFNVGQYRRDATRSYNSFEFFKPDNAEAMKIRKACAMAALKDVCEYFNRGQGQVVVFDATNTTPERRDVILTFAKENGYKVFFVESICDDTTIIAENIKQVKLSSPDYHNCDKDEAVTDFLKRIDCYKLTYVALDDEKDRNLSYIKIFNVGSRYLVNRVQDHIQSRIVYYLMNIHVTPRSIYLCRHGESELNLVGRIGGDSGLSMRGAKFASALGVYVRKQSINELKVWTSHMKRTIQTAEALGVPYEQWKALNEIDAGVCEEMSYEEIQENYPEEFALRDQNKYRYRYPKGESYEDLVQRLEPVIMELERQENVLVICHQAVMRCLLAYFLDKTSAELPYLKCPLHTVLKLTPVAYGCKVESIFLNIEAVNTHRDKPENVDVDREADEALETVPEHV; this is translated from the exons CGTCTGTTCCTCAGTTTACCAACTCACCCACCATGATTGTGATGGTGGGTCTGCCTGCTCGCGGTAAAACGTACATTTCCAAAAAGCTCACCAGATACCTCAACTGGATTGGTGTCACAACCAAAG TGTTCAATGTGGGGCAGTATCGCCGAGATGCGACGCGTTCTTATAACAGCTTTGAGTTCTTCAAACCCGACAATGCAGAGGCCATGAAGATCCGAAA GGCATGTGCCATGGCTGCGCTCAAAGATGTGTGTGAGTACTTCAACAGGGGGCAGGGCCAAGTGGTG GTTTTTGATGCCACCAACACGACACCAGAGCGCCGAGATGTCATTCTCACCTTTGCTAAGGAAAATGGCTACAAG GTTTTCTTTGTGGAATCCATCTGTGACGATACAACAATCATTGCTGAGAATATTAAG CAAGTGAAGCTAAGTAGTCCTGATTACCATAACTGTGATAAGGACGAGGCTGTGACCGACTTCCTGAAGAGGATTGATTGTTACAAGTTGACGTATGTGGCACTGGACGATGAAAAAGACAG GAACCTCTCCTACATCAAGATCTTCAACGTGGGCAGTAGATATCTGGTGAACCGAGTGCAGGACCACATCCAGAGCAGAATAGTTTACTACCTCATGAACATCCACGTGACACCACGTTCCATTTATCTGTGTCGCCACGGCGAGAGTGAGCTCAACCTGGTAGGCCGCATTGGAGGGGATTCTGGCCTGTCGATGCGTGGCGCCAAG TTTGCCAGTGCTTTAGGAGTGTATGTGCGCAAGCAGAGTATCAACGAACTGAAGGTGTGGACCAGCCACATGAAGAGAACCATTCAGACAGCCGAAGCTCTTGGGGTCCCATACGAACAGTGGAAGGCTCTCAATGAGATTGACGCT GGCGTGTGTGAGGAGATGTCATACGAGGAGATTCAGGAGAATTATCCAGAAGAGTTTGCACTGCGAGACCAAAACAAGTATCGCTACCGCTACCCAAAAGGAGAG TCTTATGAGGATCTGGTCCAGAGACTGGAGCCTGTCATTATGGAACTGGAGAGGCAGGAAAATGTGCTGGTCATCTGCCACCAGGCTGTTATGAGATGTTTACTGGCATATTTCCTGGATAAAACTTCAG CTGAACTGCCCTACCTCAAGTGTCCTCTTCACACAGTCCTCAAACTCACCCCAGTCGCCTATG GTTGTAAAGTGGAGTCGATCTTCCTTAACATTGAAGCTGTGAACACACACCGTGATAAGCCAGAG AATGTGGATGTGGACAGAGAAGCAGACGAGGCACTGGAAACCGTCCCTGAGCACGTTTAG